A genomic region of Jaculus jaculus isolate mJacJac1 chromosome 10, mJacJac1.mat.Y.cur, whole genome shotgun sequence contains the following coding sequences:
- the LOC101617883 gene encoding ubiquitin-like protein 5: protein MIEVVCNNHLEKKVCVKCNTDDTIGDLKKLIAAQTGTSWNKIVLIKWYTIFKDHVSLGDYEIHDGMNLELYYQ, encoded by the coding sequence ATGATTGAGGTTGTTTGCAACAACCATCTGGAGAAGAAAGTCTGCGTGAAGTGCAACACCGATGACACCATTGGGGACCTTAAGAAACTGATCGCAGCTCAAACTGGCACCTCTTGGAACAAAATTGTCCTTATAAAGTGGTACACGATTTTTAAGGACCACGTGTCACTGGGAGACTATGAAATTCATGATGGAATGAACTTGGAGCTTTATTACCAATAG